Proteins from a single region of Pseudopedobacter saltans DSM 12145:
- a CDS encoding response regulator transcription factor — protein sequence MIRILIIEDEIVIARFIEQQLKIISPCKVEIALSIEEVEQLLPEFSPQLVLCDIELNDKLDGIELIKSLKASYSFELIFITSYQTINTINRAFELAPANYIIKPLDESRLYAGVLPVIKKISANSDTKNDIAELQKQVSQSELNILKLIAKQKTTKEIADILNLSPSTIKNHRHSICRKLNLGEETNALLTWTLKNHKLLETG from the coding sequence ATGATACGCATTTTAATTATTGAAGACGAGATTGTCATTGCCCGATTCATTGAACAGCAGCTTAAGATCATTTCTCCATGTAAAGTTGAAATCGCCCTTTCTATCGAAGAGGTAGAACAACTACTTCCCGAGTTTTCCCCGCAATTGGTACTGTGCGATATTGAACTTAACGATAAGCTGGATGGTATTGAACTGATTAAATCTTTGAAAGCGTCTTATTCGTTTGAACTAATTTTTATTACATCTTATCAAACCATCAACACCATTAACAGAGCGTTTGAACTTGCTCCAGCGAATTATATCATCAAGCCTCTGGATGAAAGCAGACTATATGCAGGAGTTCTGCCGGTAATTAAAAAGATATCCGCAAACAGCGACACGAAAAATGATATTGCTGAACTCCAGAAACAGGTTAGTCAAAGCGAACTGAATATCCTCAAGCTAATTGCTAAACAAAAAACAACTAAGGAAATCGCCGATATATTGAATTTAAGTCCGTCTACAATTAAAAATCACCGACACAGCATTTGCAGAAAGTTGAATCTGGGGGAAGAGACAAATGCTTTGTTAACCTGGACATTAAAAAATCATAAATTGTTGGAGACAGGTTGA